The sequence below is a genomic window from Macaca nemestrina isolate mMacNem1 chromosome 13, mMacNem.hap1, whole genome shotgun sequence.
GGAGCGCGACTCGGCCACTGCCTACCGTAAGTGCAGCCATGGGTTTCGGGTTCCGGGGAGGGAACTGCCCCTGGGACCCTACTCCCTCTCAGTCACCGTAAGCAGCGCTCTGTCTCCAGGGATGACTGTGGAGATGGCGGGAACACTGATGGGGGCCACTGTCCATGGGCTCATCGTGTCTGGTGCCCACAAACACCACAGGTGCGAGGCCACTGTGACCCCGGGGCCAGTCACCGTCTCCCCCAATGCGGTAAGTGCACTGGATGGCCAGGCCCCCCAACCTGGGGTCCCCTCTGCAAGGTCACCTCCTTCCTCTAGGACTGGTTCTCCTGCCCACACCGCTTTGCTGTCTTTTAGGGGACTCACTGCCCCCCCTCATTCCTTCCCTGCTCCTCCAGTTGAGCAGATGGCCCCCAAATCTAATGTCCTCTGCTAAcctgcctcctcctgggttcCTTCTAGACGTAAAATAGAACAGACACTGGCCTGGCCACCTGGGCCACCTGCAGTGGAGGAGGCCGGCCCCAGAGGTGGGACGAGGGTGGGGAAAGCTGCAGGGCAGGCTAGGGGAGGGGCAGCAGAGGGGTCTGGTGTCCTCCTGGAGCCAAAGCCCTTCCTATGACCCGtgctccctgccccagccctgaccGGGGGGAGCCCCCAACCCCCAGTGTGAAATGGTGGAGAGGGGGaagctccttccttccctttcacaGCAGGTCCCTCGAGCATTGAGCAGATACACCTCTATTTTATCCACCACATTTACCTTCTCTTTTTCTACTTCCCCCTCTTTCCTCAAGTAATGACATTATCATCCTCCAGCACTgtcctcttctcccctctctcaACCCTCCAACCTATGACTGAATCCTGCCCATTTTTTAGGCCAAAAGTCTTCTGGGATGCATCCAGCCATCTTGTACCCCACTGCCATGCCCTGGCCCGTGCCACCAGCTCCCTCCCTACCCCACAactgctgcctccgcctcctacACGCATCCCTGCCTCCCGCCATCTCCCCTGTGCGGTCAGGTGCCCTTTGAAAGGAGTTTGAGCATGGGTGGCCCTCACTTTCAGGACTGGGCATGGGCCACCCTCCACAGCCTTCATGTAGGCCTCCCCTCTGTGTGCCCTATACCCTGCTGTCTTGgccttttgtgcttttttttttttttttgagacggaatcttatctgttgcccaggctggagtgcaggggcgcaatctcggctcactgcaacctccgcctcccgggttcaggccattctcctgccttagcctcctgagtagctgggactaaaggcgcccgccaccacacctggctaatttttgtatttttagtagagatggggttttgccactttggccaggctgggttttgaactcctgacctcaggtgatccgcccacctcggcctcccaaagtgctaggattacaggcgtgagcccccacacctggcctgtgcttatttttaatatttcagattTATACAAAGGCAGAGAGGCACAGATCttagtgtggtccctggaccagcagcatcaactCCTGGGACCTTGTTAGAAAGGTAGATCCtcatgattacaggcgtgagccactgctgggatcacagtggtggctcacgcctgtaatcccagcactttgggaggctgaggcgggcggatcacgaggtcaggagttccagaccattctggccaacatagtgaaatccagtctctactaaaaatacacaaaaaattagctgggcgtggtggtgtgcgcctgtaatcccagctactcgggaggctgaggcagaagaatcgcgtgaacccaggaggtagaggttgcagtgagctgagattgcgccactgcgatCTGCCTAGGCGATAGAaagagactcttgtctcaaaaaaaaaaaaaaaaaaaatctcaagacaGTAACAGCAGAGCATTGAACCCCAGGGGCAATGCTCTTCAGCACATGAGGCCCAGGGTGGCTGCACAGGACAAGcgccctgccccgccccctctctctgctcctctccCCAGAGGCAGCCTCTCCCGAACTGGCTCTGGCTGTCGCTCTTGTGCATGTGTTTATAGGCATTTTAATGCACACGTATTCTTCCCTGAATGACAGGTAGCACTGTCCTGCTTCCTATATATacagaggcagggtcttactctgctacccaggctggagtgcaatggtgcaatcacagctcactgcaaccccaacctcccagactcaagcgattctcccgcctcagcctccctagtagctgggactgcaggtgcacaccaccacacctgggtaattgttgtattttctttggtagatacagggtttcaccatgttgcccaggctgatcttgaactcctgggctcaagggatccacctgcctcagcctcccaaagagctggaatgacaggcatgagccaccattcccggccctGCTTCctatattaatcttttttttttttttttttttttttgagacgacgagagtctcgctctgttgctcaggctggagtgcagtggtgtgatctcggctcactgcaacctctgcctccccagttcaagtgattctcttgcctcagcatcctgagtagctacgatgacaggcacccaccaccacgcccagctaaatgtttgtatttttagtagagatggggtctatgttggccaggctggtctggaactcctgacctcaaataatccacccaccttggcctcccaaagtgctgggatgacaagcatgagccaccgcgcctggccctgctTCCTCCGTTAATCTGAGTTACCATGTATCTCACCATGCTGTAACCGCCTGCTCCTGGATCTGTCTTCCTCCCCACACTGAGCCCTGTGGATGGACAGGGCTCACTTATTCATCACTGGAGCCTCGGGGCCTAGCATGCAGAAGGCAGCAGCAGTCAATGTTTGCTTCATAGAATGTGGGAGGGAGCACTCTGGCTCCTGGGGCATCAGTGTCCTCTTTGCCATGCAGGGAACACAGGGTCAGCAGGGGGGGTACGTGGAAGGAGCAGCCCGGGCCCGGAGAGTGTGCTGTCCTGTGGGGTGATTGGGAGGTGGGGACCCAATGTCCTGGGCTTGGGCTGTGCCTCCCTCCTCTCCATTTGGGAGGCAGTCCTGCCCCGCCCCTCAGGTGTCACCACCTCCAGGGGTTGAAGACATCACCCACCCCAGTCCTGTCCTGTCCCACAGGCCCGTCTCTACTACATTGCGGCCGCCGTGGTTGCGGTGACTTACCCCGTGTGCAGCAGTTTACTGTGCCTAGGGGTGAAGGAGCGGCCAGGTATGGGGTGTGGTGAGGAGGGAAGCAGAAGCTGGGGACAGGGCTTTGCTCGGGGGTGGGTTTTGGTTTTGAACTCTGCGAAGCCAAGGTGCCACCCTCCTGCATTGCAGACCCCTCCACCCCAGCCTCAGGCCCAGGCTTGAGTTTCCTGGCTGGGCTGGGCCTCACTACCCGGCACCCGCCCTACCTGAAGCTGGTGATCTCCTTCCTGTTCATCTCTGCTGCTGTTCAGGTACCTCTGGCCAGCTGCCCCCAACAGGCTTGGCGCTGGCCATGCAGACCTTGCTAGGTTCAGGGTGCAGTCTCAGCTTGAGTTTTACAGGGAGAAACCTATGGCTGGCACATGGCTCAGAGGGGCTGGTGCTGGGAGGGAGATCCCGGTAGGGCATGTGGGACTGGAGGGCCAGGGCCTGGGCACTAGGAGGCTGACAGTGTCCGGGTGATTTCCTCTCACATTACCGGAAGCGTAGTCAAGTCCACCTGATCACAGCTGTGCAGGTGATGAGGGTGGCCTAGGAGTGGTGTTTATCTCTGTGTTGGTGACAAGTGTCCTTTGTGGGGGAAGGGACTGTATGATGGTAGCAGCAAGTCAAAGTCCCAATGGAGAGGCCAGACTCGAGACCCTGTCCTTGCCCTTGACTTCTGAGCTCCTGCCATGCCCTGCACATACCCACTTCCTGTCCATCTCCTCAGGTGGAGCAGAGCTACCTGGTCCTGTTCTGTACACATGCCTCCCAGCTACACGACCACGTCCAGGGCCTGGTGCTAACCGTCCTGGTGAGGGGACCTGGGGTGGTGGAGGCTAGGTCACTTGGGGCCCTGAGTTGGGGACATGTGTGGCCAGAGTTCTGGTGGTCCACATTTTGGACTTTGCTTTGGTCTTGGTCACCCGCATTCCAGCAGAGGGTAGAATTGGGGCCAGGATTACAATGTTCATAGCCACTGGTTTGAATCGGGTGCAAGGCCAAGGCCAGGCATCCCATCTAAAAGCCAAGGCCTTGAGGTCCCGGGTGAAGGTGCTGGCAGCACGGCCCTGGCGTGATGACACTGTCTGCTCACAGGTCTCAGCCGTGCTGAGCACCCCGCTGTGGGAGTGGGTtctccagcgctttgggaagaaGATGTCAGCCTTCGGGATCTCTGTGAGTGACGCAGGAATTAAGTGTTGGGAGTGGCTGGAGGGGAGAAGCGAGGGAGGTGACCGTGGTACCTGAGCCGGGGTGGATCTGTGTTCCCTTGAGTCTTCAAGGCCTAGCACAGGGCGAGGCACGGGGGTCATCAGTCAAGAGCCGTGTGTGAAGGAGCAGGCCCCGCGAAGTAGCAGGTGGCGGGACAGCTGGTGTGTGTGTCTCCCCAGGCGATGGTGCCCTTTGCGATCTTGCTGGCTGCTGTGCCCACAGCACCTGTGGCTTATGTCGTGGCCTTTGTATCTGGCGTGAGCATTGCTGTGTCCTTGCTGCTACCCTggtaggctgggtgtgggggcctCATGTGTGTCCACAGTGGGTGTCGCCTCCTTCATGTCAACCTGCTGTCCCAGGTCCCCTGCACTCAGCCTgtgcaggagatggaggccacCAGCTCTGTCCTCAGAGCCCTCCTGAGAGGATACCAGGCAGTAGGAATGGTGGGGGGCCCGGCAGGGGCCGGCGGGGGTACAAGCACACAGGCCATCTGCTTCTCTGGTGGCCAGTCTGGTCCTGGGCACAGAACTCAGGGATgaatccaccttggcctctgtcGCCAGAGAGTTCACAGGCTGCTGGTGGCCAACGGGCTAGGAGGGCTAACTTGATGCCCCTGCCACAGGTCCATGCTGCCAGACGTGGTGGATGACTTTCAGCTGCAGCACCATCACGGGCCAGGCCTGGAGACCATCTTCTACTCCTCCTACGTCTTCTTCACCAAGCTGTCTGGTGCATGTGCCCTGGGCATCTCCACCCTCAGTCTGGAGTGAGTCCCAGGGTCAGGATACAGCAGAGGCACCAAGGACCAGTGGGCGGGAAGAGGGCAAAGCCCCCCACCTACCAAGCTCGGGGCACCCATGAGCCTGAGGGCTAAGCGCTGCtctttggagagtgtggggaacCATTTCCCCATGTTTCTCCGCGCATGAGACTGAGAGGGCCAGCCTCCCCATTCTCCGTTTTCTCTAAACTCTCCCAGGTCAGCCTGTCTGTCCCCTTGACACTCCTCTCCTGATCTCGCCAGGAAATGAAGTCCACGTTTCAGGAGGGGATGGGGTGAGGTATCTGGGGCCCCTCCACTCAGGGTGCCAGGCTTAGCAGGCCCTGCCCTAATGGCTGGGTGATGTTTCTCCAGGTTCTCGGGGTACAAGGCAGGGGCCTGCAAGCAGGCAGAGGAGGTAGTGGTCACCCTCAAGGTCCTCATCGGTGCCGTGCCCACTTGCATGATCCTTGCTGGGCTCTGCATCCTCATGGTCGGCTCCACTCCAAAGACGCCCAGTCAGGACGCCTCCAGCCGGCTGAGCCTTCGGAGGTAAGCCCCGCATGTCCCCTGCACCCAGGGAGGCACAGTGTGCGCTGCTGGGGGAATG
It includes:
- the LOC105479830 gene encoding sphingosine-1-phosphate transporter MFSD2B isoform X1 codes for the protein MAAPPAPATEGSPQPEPHVREPGPGSARRGREDSRASRLSFCTKVCYGIGGVPNQIASSATAFYLQLFLLDIAQIPAAQVSLVLFGGKVSGAAADPVAGFFINRSQRTGSGRLMPWVLGCTPFIALAYFFLWFLPPFTSLRGLWYTTFYCLFQGLATAPQFFQVPYTALTMLLTPCPRERDSATAYRMTVEMAGTLMGATVHGLIVSGAHKHHRCEATVTPGPVTVSPNAARLYYIAAAVVAVTYPVCSSLLCLGVKERPDPSTPASGPGLSFLAGLGLTTRHPPYLKLVISFLFISAAVQVEQSYLVLFCTHASQLHDHVQGLVLTVLVSAVLSTPLWEWVLQRFGKKMSAFGISAMVPFAILLAAVPTAPVAYVVAFVSGVSIAVSLLLPWSMLPDVVDDFQLQHHHGPGLETIFYSSYVFFTKLSGACALGISTLSLEFSGYKAGACKQAEEVVVTLKVLIGAVPTCMILAGLCILMVGSTPKTPSQDASSRLSLRRRTSYSLA
- the LOC105479830 gene encoding sphingosine-1-phosphate transporter MFSD2B isoform X2, translating into MAAPPAPATEGSPQPEPHVREPGPGSARRGREDSRASRLSFCTKVCYGIGGVPNQIASSATAFYLQLFLLDIAQIPAAQVSLVLFGGKVSGAAADPVAGFFINRSQRTGSGRLMPWVLGCTPFIALAYFFLWFLPPFTSLRGLWYTTFYCLFQGLATFFQVPYTALTMLLTPCPRERDSATAYRMTVEMAGTLMGATVHGLIVSGAHKHHRCEATVTPGPVTVSPNAARLYYIAAAVVAVTYPVCSSLLCLGVKERPDPSTPASGPGLSFLAGLGLTTRHPPYLKLVISFLFISAAVQVEQSYLVLFCTHASQLHDHVQGLVLTVLVSAVLSTPLWEWVLQRFGKKMSAFGISAMVPFAILLAAVPTAPVAYVVAFVSGVSIAVSLLLPWSMLPDVVDDFQLQHHHGPGLETIFYSSYVFFTKLSGACALGISTLSLEFSGYKAGACKQAEEVVVTLKVLIGAVPTCMILAGLCILMVGSTPKTPSQDASSRLSLRRRTSYSLA
- the LOC105479830 gene encoding sphingosine-1-phosphate transporter MFSD2B isoform X3, giving the protein MAAPPAPATEGSPQPEPHVREPGPGSARRGREDSRASRLSFCTKVCYGIGGVPNQIASSATAFYLQLFLLDIAQIPAAQVSLVLFGGKVSGAAADPVAGFFINRSQRTGSGRLMPWVLGCTPFIALAYFFLWFLPPFTSLRGLWYTTFYCLFQGLATAPQFFQVPYTALTMLLTPCPRERDSATAYRMTVEMAGTLMGATVHGLIVSGAHKHHRCEATVTPGPVTVSPNAARLYYIAAAVVAVTYPVCSSLLCLGVKERPDPSTPASGPGLSFLAGLGLTTRHPPYLKLVISFLFISAAVQVSAVLSTPLWEWVLQRFGKKMSAFGISAMVPFAILLAAVPTAPVAYVVAFVSGVSIAVSLLLPWSMLPDVVDDFQLQHHHGPGLETIFYSSYVFFTKLSGACALGISTLSLEFSGYKAGACKQAEEVVVTLKVLIGAVPTCMILAGLCILMVGSTPKTPSQDASSRLSLRRRTSYSLA